One segment of Zymoseptoria tritici IPO323 chromosome 2, whole genome shotgun sequence DNA contains the following:
- the SPT2 gene encoding serine palmitoyl transferase subunit 2 (putative (Lcb2 = LcbB = catalytic domain)): MEELQKPLTLFSPPTPSEARRIAKRHAAFGPLGSKQHLYSSRFVGEEFPEPIEDEPPYFYLITTYISYLVLIIFGHVRDFFGKRFKPDHYKQLRECDGYAPLNSDFDNFYIRRLQLRINDCFRRPVTGVPGRFITLLDRTSDDGNITFKLTGTTTQTLNMSSYNYLGFADAEGECADAAEASLKKYGISFCSPRGDVGTSELHTEVERQVAEFVGKPAATIYSMGFVTNATIFPVLVGKGCLMISDQLNHASIRFGARLSGAVIDMFKHNDMNDLERLLRERISQGQPRTHRPWRKILVAVEGLYSMEGTLCNLPSLVALKKKYKFALYVDEAHSIGALGPRGRGVCDYFGIDPEDIDILMGTFTKSFGANGGYISGSKDLIDKIRVNNAGTIYGECPTPAVLSQIQSSLRIISGDLCPGQGEERLQRLAFNSRYLRLGLKRLGFIIYGHDDSPIIPLLLYHPAKIPAFSHEMLKRKIAVVVVGYPATPLISSRARFCVSAAHTKDDLDRLLAAVDQAGEVLQLKFSSGAAGGQEPMHDGLVNEEEAEVRSCLEVGEGKGVVAPRWKVEDVIRRGVADVKKPLC; encoded by the coding sequence atggaggagttgCAGAAGCCATTGACACTATTCTCACCTCCTACACCGTCGGAAGCGCGACGCATTGCGAAACGCCACGCTGCATTTGGACCTCTCGGATCGAAGCAACATCTATACTCGTCGAGATTCGTGGGCGAGGAGTTCCCGGAGCCGATCGAGGACGAACCACCATACTTCTACCTCATCACAACCTACATCTCCTACCTAGTACTCATCATTTTCGGACACGTGCGAGACTTTTTCGGCAAGCGATTCAAGCCGGATCATTACAAGCAGCTGCGCGAATGCGATGGATACGCGCCGCTAAACTCCGATTTCGACAACTTCTACATTCGACGTTTGCAATTGCGCATCAACGACTGCTTCCGTCGGCCAGTGACTGGTGTTCCCGGACGTTTCATCACTCTTCTCGACCGCACGAGCGACGATGGCAACATCACCTTCAAGCTCACGGGTACCACCACACAAACGCTCAACATGTCGTCCTACAACTACCTCGGTTTCGCCGATGCTGAGGGTGAATGCGCAGACGCAGCAGAGGCCAGCTTGAAGAAGTACGGAATCTCTTTCTGCTCACCTCGCGGTGATGTTGGTACCTCAGAACTGCACACCGAAGTCGAGCGACAGGTGGCCGAATTTGTCGGAAAGCCTGCAGCAACAATCTACTCCATGGGTTTCGTCACAAATGCCACCATCTTTCCTGTCCTCGTCGGCAAGGGTTGCTTGATGATTTCCGACCAGCTCAACCACGCCTCAATTCGCTTCGGCGCTCGTCTCAGTGGAGCAGTCATCGACATGTTCAAGCACAACGACATGAACGACCTGGAGCGACTCCTCCGCGAGCGCATCTCTCAAGGTCAACCGCGCACCCACCGACCATGGAGGAAGATTCTTGTTGCCGTCGAGGGTCTGTACAGCATGGAGGGCACACTCTGCAACCTCCCATCCCTCGTCGCCCTCAAGAAGAAGTACAAGTTTGCCCTCTACGTTGACGAAGCCCACTCCATCGGAGCTCTTGGCCCTCGTGGTCGCGGTGTTTGCGACTATTTCGGCATCGACCCAGAAGACATTGACATCCTCATGGGCACATTCACGAAATCCTTCGGCGCCAACGGCGGCTACATCTCTGGCAGCAAAGACCTGATTGACAAAATCCGCGTCAACAACGCCGGCACCATCTACGGCGAATGTCCGACTCCCGCCGTCCTATCTCAAATCCAATCGTCCCTCCGCATCATTTCCGGCGACCTCTGTCCGGGTCAAGGCGAAGAGCGTCTCCAGCGTCTCGCCTTCAACAGCAGATATCTCCGCCTCGGTCTCAAGCGTCTGGGCTTCATCATCTACGGCCACGACGACTCGCCCATCATCCCGCTCTTGCTCTACCACCCAGCCAAGATCCCCGCCTTTTCCCACGAAATGCTCAAGCGCAaaatcgccgtcgtcgtggTTGGATACCCTGCTACACCTCTCATCTCTTCTCGCGCGCGATTCTGTGTCTCCGCGGCGCATACGAAGGATGACCTGGATCGACTTCTCGCGGCAGTGGATCAGGCGGGTGAGGTGCTGCAGTTGAAGTTCAGCTCTGGTGCGGCGGGCGGACAGGAGCCAATGCATGACGGTTTGGTaaacgaggaggaagcggaggtgAGGAGTTGTTTGGAAGTTGGCGAGGGCAAGGGCGTTGTCGCGCCGAGGTGGAAGGTTGAAGATGTCATTCGACGAGGAGTGGCGGATGTGAAGAAGCCGTTGTGTTGA
- a CDS encoding DNA repair protein, RAD5 (Homolog of Saccharomyces cerevisiae RAD5, a single-stranded DNA-dependent ATPase, involved in postreplication repair; contains RING finger domain), translated as MDIDDRPHKKRRFFADDSITDEPSLHKETTLPDEVDALPETSSRSDTTANKENAFDAETFTGIVGGDVSEATVRTLQSIHGNNLEAAINAYFDGSWKTAVAPRPSTAKQQQLGMRRESSQASKNGTPSRALSSSPPQRAALDSMPKMRYIGALGVAGWMTRSGTGFLKPDDNVKIQRVRQQLGQNSSRGGKGRQATRRTQDVVVRFTSQDGTELGRLEKDSAMWVGALIDQGVCHFEGHCIFAPERIRTNDTVYLQLRCYILRPVFEAGNFIKPNDNNRQTGIFEAKETNEERDLRLRQIGLVKLFSEINLQPSTTSEMAAKHKREGILQAAEIAEQYDAQDRKGKDKDEAAGSSPPSAEEAEEGAELEQDQLDTLYKKAQSFDFNTPTAEPASTFTLDLRKYQKQALHWMLNKETREKSEKQQSMHPLWEEYAWPKKDAEDKDLPPVEGQDCFYVNPYSGEMSLDFPVQEQTCLGGVLADEMGLGKTIEMLSLIHSHKSPEHLEVLDDTDVKIDAVSSLARESMASSTVRKAPATTLVVAPMSLLAQWASEAEKASKAGTLKVLVYYGTEKGANLQTICCGSNVSSAPNVIITSYGVVLSEFNSVANSLGGNRAASGGLFGVEYWRVILDEAHMIKNRQSKTAKACYEIAATHRWVLTGTPIVNRLEDLFSLVRFLRVEPWNNFSFWKTFITAPFEKGDFMRALDVVQTVLEPIVLRRTKDMKTPDGEALVPLPPKTVIVEKVVLSQPERDVYSHIFTRAKRTFNANVEAGTLMKSYTTIFAQILRLRQSCCHPILTRSKAIVADEEDAAAAADIANGLADDMDLASLIERFEADEADQDASKFGAHVLKQIQDESEMECPICSEEPMEEQAVTGCWHSACKKCLLDYIEHQTAKNEVPRCFNCREPISVRDVFEVIKHDDDTDDDDSTQPKLSSKAKPRISLRRVNQLSSAKISTLLSQLRRLKKSDPLSKSVVFSQFTSFLDLLGPALSQHNISYLRFDGSMSQKERAKVLIEFAARPKFTVLLLSLRAGGVGLNLTCAKRVYMMDPWWSFAVEAQAIDRVHRMGQTEAVDVVRFVVEGSIEEKMLRVQERKKFLASSLGMMSEDEKKMQRIEDIRELLS; from the exons atggACATAGACGACCGACCTCACAAGAAGAGacgcttcttcgccgacgaCTCTATCACCGACGAACCCAGTCTGCACAAAGAGACGACTTTGCCAGATGAAGTAGATGCTTTGCCAGAAACATCATCCCGCTCAGATACCACTGCCAACAAGGAGAATGCCTTCGATGCCGAGACTTTCACTGGAATCGTAGGAGGCGATGTATCGGAAGCCACAGTTCGCACACTTCAGAGCATACACGGGAACAATCTCGAGGCGGCCATCAACGCATACTTCGACGGATCATGGAAGACAGCAGTAGCACCACGACCATCGACAGCAAAGCAGCAACAGTTGGGAATGCGAAGAGAGTCGTCACAAGCCAGTAAGAATGGAACACCGAGCAGAGCGTTGTCAAGCTCGCCACCGCAACGAGCAGCATTGGACAGCATGCCCAAGATGAGATACATTGGTGCTTTGGGTGTGGCGGGCTGGATGACGCGGAGCGGGACCGGTTTTCTCAAACCAGATGACAATGTCAAGATACAGCGGGTCAGACAACAGCTCGGGCAGAACTCTTCTCGTGGTGGAAAAGGAAGGCAGGCTACGAGGAGGACTCAAGATGTGGTCGTTCGGTTCACAAGCCAAGATGGGACGGAGCTTGGTCGCTTGGAGAAAGATTCGGCGATGTGGGTGGGTGCGCTGATTGATCAAGGGGTATGTCACTTTGAAGGACACTGCATCTTTGCTCCAGAGAGGATCAGAACGAACGACACAGTATACTTGCAACTGCGGTGTTATATACTGCGGCCGGTCTTTGAAGCCGGCAACTTCATCAAGCCGAACGACAACAATCGACAGACTGGGATATTCGAAGCTAAAGAGACGAACGAGGAGAGAGATTTGAGACTTCGCCAGATAGGACTGGTGAAGCTGTTCTCGGAGATCAATCTGCAGCCATCGACTACAAGCGAGATGGCAGCGAAACACAAGCGGGAGGGTATCCTGCAAGCCGCAGAGATCGCTGAGCAGTACGACGCGCAAGACAGGAAAGGCAAAGACAAAGATGAAGCTGCTGGATCGAGTCCGCCTTCAGCggaagaagccgaagagGGAGCAGAGCTCGAGCAAGACCAGCTTGATACGCTATACAAAAAGGCGCAATCATTCGACTTCAACACGCCAACAGCCGAGCCGGCATCGACGTTTACACTGGATTTGCGTAAGTACCAAAAGCAGGCTCTACACTGGATGCTCAACAAGGAGACTCGCGAGAAGAgcgagaaacagcagagcATGCATCCTCTGTGGGAAGAATACGCATGGCCCAAGAAAGACGCAGAAGACAAAGACTTGCCCCCCGTGGAAGGCCAAGACTGCTTCTATGTCAATCCGTACAGCGGCGAGATGAGCCTTGACTTCCCAGTGCAGGAACAGACATGCCTGGGAGGAGTGTTGGCGGATGAGATGGGGCTGGGTAAGACGATCGAGATGCTCTCTTTGATACATTCGCACAAGTCGCCCGAGCATCTTGAGGTCCTTGACGATACGGACGTCAAGATCGATGCCGTCAGCAGTCTTGCGAGGGAGTCGATGGCATCCAGCACAGTGAGGAAAGCTCCCGCGACAACACTGGTAGTCGCGCCAATGTCATTGCTCGCTCAGTGGGCCAGCGAAGCAGAGAAGGCATCAAAGGCGGGCACGCTCAAGGTTCTGGTGTACTACGGCACCGAGAAGGGTGCAAACTTGCAGACCATCTGCTGTGGCTCGAACGTCAGCTCTGCTCCGAATGTGATCATCACCAGCTACGGCGTGGTGCTGTCCGAATTCAATTCCGTGGCGAACTCTCTCGGAGGCAATCGAGCTGCCTCCGGTGGCTTGTTCGGCGTGGAGTACTGGCGTGTCATCCTCGATGAAGCACACATGATCAAGAATCGACAATCGAAGACTGCAAAGGCTTGCTACGAGATTGCTGCTACTCATCGCTGGGTTCTCACCGGAACGCCAATTGTCAACAGACTTGAAGACCTCTTCAGTCTTGTTCGCTTCCTGCGTGTCGAACCTTGGAACAACTTCAGTTTCTGGAAGACGTTCATCACAGCGCCGTTCGAGAAGGGTGACTTCATGCGCGCGTTGGATGTCGTGCAGACGGTGCTCGAACCGATCGTGCTGCGACGGACGAAGGACATGAAGACCCCTGACGGCGAGGCACTTGTTCCGCTTCCGCCAAAGACTGTAATAGTTGAGAAGGTCGTTCTATCCCAGCCCGAGCGGGACGTCTACTCGCACATCTTCACTAGAGCGAAGCGGACTTTCAATGCCAATGTCGAAGCTGGCACGCTGATGAAGAGCTACACGACTATCTTTGCACAAATTTTGCGTCTGAGACAAAGCTGTTGCCACCCAATTCTCACCCGCAGCAAAGCCATTGTGgcggatgaagaagatgctgCAGCGGCCGCAGACATTGCCAATGGCCTTGCCGACGACATGGACTTGGCCTCTCTCATCGAGCGCTTCGAAGCGGATGAGGCAGACCAAGACGCCAGCAAGTTTGGCGCCCACGTCCTCAAGCAAATCCAAGACGAGTCAGAGATGGAATGCCCCATTTGCAGCGAGGAGCCCATGGAAGAACAAGCAGTCACAGGATGCTGGCATTCAGCCTGCAAGAAGTGCCTGCTCGACTACATTGAGCATCAAACCGCGAAGAACGAAGTTCCTCGCTGCTTCAACTGCCGCGAACCGATCAGTGTGCGAGATGTCTTCGAGGTCATCAAGCACGACGATGACACTGATGACGATGA CAGCACACAACCCAAGTTATCTTCGAAAGCCAAGCCCCGCATCTCCCTCCGCCGCGTCAATCAGCTCTCCTCTGCCAAGATCTCCACTCTCCTAAGTCAACTCCGCCGCCTCAAAAAGTCCGACCCACTTTCCAAGTCCGTCGTCTTCTCGCAATTCACCTCTTTCCTCGACCTTCTTGGTCCCGCTCTCTCCCAACATAACATCTCCTACCTCCGCTTCGACGGCAGCATGTCACAAAAAGAGCGCGCAAAAGTGCTcatcgaattcgcagcgCGCCCGAAGTTCACGGTGCTGTTGTTGAGTCTGAGAGCTGGCGGCGTGGGATTGAACCTGACGTGTGCGAAGAGAGTGTACATGATGGATCCATGGTGGAGTTTTGCCGTCGAGGCGCAGGCGATTGATCGTGTGCATCGCATGGGCCAGACGGAGGCGGTGGATGTGGTGAGGTTTGTGGTGGAGGGCAGcatcgaggagaagatgttgAGGGTgcaggagaggaagaagttCTT GGCAAGTTCGTTGGGCATGATgagcgaagacgagaagaagatgcagcGCATTGAGGATATTCGGGAGTTGCTGAGTTGA